Genomic DNA from Echeneis naucrates chromosome 23, fEcheNa1.1, whole genome shotgun sequence:
gtgtgtgtcagatgcTGGTGGCGAATGTTGACCTCGGTCCAACCATCCTGGACATCGCCGGCTACAACGTCAACAAGACGCAGATGGACGGCACGTCTTTCCTGCCAGTTATGGTGAGACCACGACATTAATGTGTTGACACTAAAGTTACAGATGGAAAAACTGACCCAGAGGAACcagcaacaaaactgaaatcagaaaTGGAGGAACATCCAGCGTCTTTAGACTGGATGAAACATTAAGTCTTGCAAGCAAGAATTTTAAAGATAGAAATTATTTACTATTGTAAATACTACGCAATATGTGCAAATCAGTGTGTTCTCACCAGGAGGGGaagatgaacagcagcagctggagaacAGACATCCTGGTGGAGTATGAAGGAGAGGGAAACAACGTGTCCGACCCCGCCTGTCCTCTGCTGGGACCTGGAGTGTCGGTACGCAGGGAAGCAGGGATGAAACCGAAGGATTATCTGtaggaaaagagaaagacaaactcctctgtcctctcccttTAGGAGTGTTTCCCAGACTGCGTGTGCGAGGACTCCTACAACAACACTTACGCCTGTGTTCGAACTGTCGCTGCCTCGGCCAACCTGCAGTACTGCGAGTTCGACGACAACCAGgtatattaaattaaatattaaattatatctttaaaaaaatctgattattgtATTTAGTTCCAAGCAAAACAACATAAGTTTGTACATCCAGAGGAGAGAAGATAGTTGGATTAATGTGGCATCATCTTTTTGGTGTTTCTTATATAATATTCCCCGTAAATCTATCAAGCAGCATCCATGTGATAATTCTCTCCagtagttttaaaaaaaatctccaaaaacgtgttgtgtgtgtcctctgtagGTGTTTGTAGAAGTCTACAACATGACCGCTGACCCCTACCAGCTGACGAACATCGCAGACTCCATCGGCCAGGACTTCCTGGAGAAGATGAACCACCGGCTGATGATGCTGCAGTCCTGCTCGGGCCAGTCGTGTCGGACACCCGGCGTGTACGATCCAAGGTCTGTGACTGCTGTCTATAAACTACAcctaaaaaaatttattatttataataagaGTCATCAAATGTAAATGTCCAACAGCAGCTATAATAGTATGCCgaatactttttaaaattaaactgaCCAATTAATCAATTTTTAGAATAATTTTCAGGGAAAAGCTTCATGCTTTTGTTACAGAAGACCTCAAATcaatttggaaataaaatcttCATTAAGATCCAAATAAATTACCAGCAACAtagttctgtgtttattttgaatcaTAGGTAGACATGTTGACCTCCTGtgaactgcagctgaaaatattttgtcacaAGGGGAAATTAAAGCCACTTTCAAAATTGGTTCTTCTGAAATGTAAACAGAAGCACTGATGAATCTGTCCGTGTTTTCTCAGGTATAAATTTGACCCCCGACAGATGTTCACCGGCCGCAGCTGGAGGTTCAACAGACTCAGACAGACGatgaaataaaagcatcttACCTGTGCCAGTCGCTTCTACAGACGGATGGAGAAGGGATCAGGTGGGCTCTTTATTAGGGGAAAATGAAGGTCCCGCCTTTTTAAAGATTTCCATTTGGGCTCCTGTTTATTGAGTTTGTCACCCAAGTTTgtagcagcaaaaaaacaaatgaaatgtccTAACAGATGGATTTACAGATCTTAAAAAATTGTCTGTTGCTCTcttctaatatttatttttctgcaaagTTCCTGGAAACTTTCCTCATCAATCCCTAAAAAGAATTAGCTGTGAATTAAATTGGTGTTTCCAAAAgaagtacaaataaaaaaatcgcAATTATAAGGGAAACggagaaaaagcaaagaaaattatgtagtaggaaagagagaaagttgaTACACAATCaaagtaatgaaatgaaatgatattttCAGGTCAAACTAATGAgtcagaaaaaatattatcaggCTTTAAAGGTCGATCAATGTTCAGCATAAATATCAGTTAATATTATTCATCTGTGATTTATGGCACCACAAAATCTATGAAGCAGCTATTAAAGATACGAAGATATAAAAATAAGTAACTCtttacccccccaaaaaaaatcaacacaagaCTTTTTATAAGACACATTTGAGTTCACCAGCTAATTTCTCAGAATTTATGAGGATAATTTTCCAGAAAATGTAggacgtttaaaaaaaaaaaataaaaaaaaaaaaaatcatttgctgGTTGATTTCTGTTGCATTCAGATGGTCCTTGTCAATTTGTCAGTTTTCACATTCCAGAAAACTGAAGAATTTATGGCATAAATTCTAAAGACTGCTTTTCATGTAATGTTGGCAAATGAGCACTCATGACTTCTATATTTCTGTGATTATGAATataactgaatttaaaatggtaaaaaacATCTGGAGTAACGTGACAAGCTGACTAGAACCAACTGAATGCAGTGAAGTGATGTTACCAACGAAAAACTAGTTCGTAACTTGATGGAAGTAAAACTAAAGTAGTAAGTTTACAAACGCAGAACAGCATTTTTTGCCAATTCTGACCTGCAGCTGGAGGATTCAGATAAACTCCGGCTTAAATTCATCTGTTGTGCAGAATTCAATAGATGTGAATGGGACcaaatatttatcatttcaaaCAGTAGTGTGATGAAAGTAAAGTGCGCCTCctgcagaaaaatcaaacattataaacaggaagtccaacagaaaacacaacgaGTGCCTAGAAAGAGAGCCGGAGACCGAGGCCCGAATCCTTCATATTAAAACTGCACTAGAAACGCCGGAATAGTTCGACACAGAGCAGGACATCACTGAGTAAACGACAACAAACCTGCAGTGATGAAATTAGATCACATAATTTGGTCAGAGCATCAAATCATGTGATCTTTTATCttcagtgggggaaaaaaaagacccGTCAAAATCTAAAACTAGTCAGGAAGTGATTTAAGAATCATCAGTTGGCGTAAATTAATCTCCATCCCGCTTAAATTTCATTACTAACTCAGATAAAAACAATCATTCTCCatctaaatatttatattattaagtagttttcctgttttaatttccaatttcttctttaaattgtaaaatgtgGCCCAAAATGATGTTAGTGTTAAATCTGTAATCGATTGTTATTTATTGAGATAATTTATCCAGTTACGTcaggataaaaaataaacagaacgTTTTCTCTCCTCACAAATACAATGTTGATACTAAAAAGTAGAAAAACTATTTCATGCGATTAGTTGaattgttcaaataaaatttatttcctattttgtcCAACCAACAGTCCAAATCCCAAAGATATTCAGTCAACAATCATAAAAACATGGTATATTAATAATAGCAatattttctgtgcatttttctAAACTATGAGAAACGTTCATGCTTCTCTGTTCATTCATGACATTTAAATGACGTAATCAGGCGTCTTTTATTCCAGTTGTGGTCGTCTCCTCAGTATTTTCTTTAATCACTGTGAAGCTTTAAGTCTCTTACAACATTCATTTAAACCACTGAACATTGCACGTTTTCCAGCATTTCATGAAGtccatttaataaaaaaaaaaaaaaaacaaaactctacaTTGGCTCAGGACACAGAGagcataattaaaaatattagttttgttattttcttttatctcattttgagtaaaatttgtgtttctaaGATTAATTCTGAATTTCTTATTTTGGGTGTGAGAACTTAAAAGGATTTAATTTGAGCAGTGAacatgtaaaaagtaaaatcactTGTTTCCTCCTTCAAACTTTGAGAACTCTTTTGGTGTTTCTAAAAAACCACCCCATGTTTTGAATCTTTCCTTTCAAGCCAATATTCTGTGACGACATTAAACTTCTTAAAAAGGCGATCAAATATTTTAACGTCCTACCAAagattaaaattttaaacatttccagCAGGCTGACGTTCAGAAAGTCTGTCGAGCTTCGTCTGTGACGTCATTCTAAACGACTGaattctttttgtgtgtggtgattctttttttaaaattgtgaatTAAGCAAAACGAACTGTTAGGTGTGAATCAGCCATTTTCACCCgttccactgctgctgttgtaatGCTTGGATAATAATGTTCGTTCAGCTCTTCCTCTGTAGTTTGTTCTCCATTAAAAGCTTTTAATGTGCAAACACTGAGATTTAagtacacacgtacacacacacacacacacacacttttttcacTGATGCACTTTCCAATCTGTCAGAactgttctgttgttttggcaccttttaagatttatttttcagaatagtttttgatgatgataatgtatttttggcttgtttttgttcaaataaagaaattgtCAAATCACAGAAGAGACTTTGTTAAATTATCTGCTTTCTACAGTCAAATATCTGTCaattaactttttaatttttatcttctaccgctcatctgtttctgggtcatggggagTTATCCAAATATCTTTCTATGAATTTCCCCCTTTagatttcttttaatttttaacatttttattaaaaaattacgtttttttttttccgtttagaatttaaaatcttaaGTTTTTGTCATATTATACACATTTTTCTCCAAAGAAGaatctaaaaatgtaatttggtGTTCCATGAATTTGAATCAATCTAAATAACGTGTCGCTTGGGCCAATTAAAAGTTACAGTGTCcatctaccttttttttttttttttttaacatttccacTTTGTCTTTTCTAAAAATGTCTTCAGACGATCTCAGGTCAGTTCAAGTGTCAATCGAGCTGTGATTGATTCATCGTCCACATGTCCATCTGAACGCCAACTAAAATCCTCAGAAATGTCAAATCCAGACGAATCACACATTCTGTCGTACCTGTTCGACAACTCTGCCGCCCCGGCGTCAGCTCTCCCAGCCCTCCAGGACGGGCAGGAAGGGCAGGTCGGTGCTGCCCAGGTAGGTCCGCCCTCGGTGCTGGAACACGTCGCTGATGGCCCAGGTCAGCCGGCCCTCGGGGTCGTGAAGCGTTCCCACGAGCTCGCCGTCCAATCCCAGCTCCAGGACCAGAGCGTAGCGCGGCAGCAGGACGTTGTACCAACTCTGAGGAATCACCTGCAAACAGACACGACCAGATTCGTGGATTTATTTAGACCAGATAAACATTTTGGGTTTTGTCCACACTGATTTAAATGAACGTGACTTTTAACTCCTCGTGTCAAAACTCTCAAGAAAAACTTGATATGCGATATATTTTAATTAGCAGAGCTGAGATTCacttttagtttaatttagtaCAACTTCTGGAATTCAATTTACCAAATTGAATTATGAAACAGGAAGCTCACAGCTGCTGTAAAATTAGCACATACGACGGCTatgatgttttaattttcatcaaTCAAGATAgccagcagaaagaaaaataaacaggcGGGTTAGGTGCTATTTAACCACATTAGGAACAACGCAAGCTCCTTTTTTTGGATTTATTAAAACATGTTGatgaaattttgaaaatcattttgCAGTGTCTATAACTTTCACTCTGTACTTTGTAACTGTGATGTAATTAATCTTAAATAATCCTTTAATGTTAAACATCATCACCTGATTATATCCATCCCATAATAATCCTTTAATGTAAAACATCACCTGATTATATCCATCCCATAATAAGGATGACACTGACTCACCTTGGCCAGGAAGCGTTTGACTGCCGGGTACGGGGCGATCATATCCAGGAAGGGAGGCGTGAGCTTCCTGAACCGCGTCGTCGTTATGCCAACCAGGAAGGTTGCGTGGTCGCTAAGGCGGATGTTGTCAGGGTAACCAATCATGTTGTCCATGACGACCTCCTTGGTGCCGGCCTTCGGGCCCTTCAGCCAAAATCTGAGGGCAGAGTGAGAGTCTGCAGGTTAGCACCGCTACTGACAGATGTGTGTCGAGTCTTTGTGTTACCTTTGTGCGCTCACACCTCAGGATGCGTCCGATGCTGGTTtcagccagcagcaggaagtCCTCGTCGGGCGACAGGACGATGCCGTTGGGCATGTAGAGCGAGTCCAGCAGGACCTTCACGCTTCCTGTCTGAGGATCGTAGGAGAGGAGGCGGCCGAGGTTGTTCAGCTCGATTACCTGAAACATCCAACAGTTAGCTGAGCTTCATTAGTGTGTCTACAAAATATCAACAAACTGACACAGATGAGGCTGAAAGGTCCAGAGAAAGTTAAAAAATGTGTCCTTTTTCTatctcagtttatttaaaatctgAGCTTAGTTTAGCTCAGCTTATATATTAAACTGCCTCGTTAGGTTTAGCTAAAGTAATCTTTCTTAGGCATCTTCAGGTTGTGTAACTTTTACTGTCCTTTGCTGATGTTACTTTAGCTTTGTTCACCTCGTATTAAATTCGTTTACATGCTTCAGTTAGCTTTgcttttcagttcagttcatcaTTTGAGTTCAGCTTAGCTTTGATCACCTTCCCAGATGTAGTTAgacttttgttttaattatctTAGATGAGTTTTGAAGCGCTAATTTGAACCCTTTAAGTTTAATTAATTTGAAcctgtttatttactttgtaGCTGTAGTTGGTTTAGTTGAACGTTTCTCAGTTTAGTTTAGCAAAGTTAAGTTATATGTtaaacatttagatttaaaattagatttcaaTGCAATTTGTGActatttaattaaaatcaatGGCTGGATAAAATCAGgccatttttttaatttttattttggcgAAAGTTTGATATTTATCACTTTTACTGGAATACAAATAATTGATATTTAGCCCCCTCTGAATTTCACTGACTGGGACAATGAGGAAGCAGGTTCTTCcatttctgtggttgttttgttggaaataatctgatttttttttcaggtgcATCCAAAGCTCTTCTCTGCTGGAGCCTCATCAGTGGAGCTCCATGATTTCTTTCACTGAATGgactctcttttttctcttttctggcAAACAAGCAGACGGACGGctagaaaagaaaagtgtcctccagtgtgtgtgtgtgtgtttttttttttttttataaagctgCAGTTTCCAAGCAACGCTGAAAGAAAAAGCCCTTTAAACGCGCTTTTCTTCGCGCCGTTATCTATTTGAAGCCTGAAAGGAGTCTTTCAGACTGCTTTTAAATCTGTAATCAGGTGACTGAGACCGAACCGGACTGATCCATCACCTCCAGTTTGACGTGTCTGCGTCCCCATCGGCTGGAGGagtctgtgaaataaatgatcCCAGTTTGGGAGGAAATCTCCAGACCGTTTAAAAAGGCGAAGGGGACGCCGTCAGCGCCTGAAGGCCgagagcagagagcagggatttatttgtgttttagaaTCTTTGCTTCATCTAACACAGCGCGGCCCAAACGCACACTTTACCCTGCGAGTTTGCCACCAGTAGAGTCTTTTCTCCCGTCGTCGGGTCGACGCTCCACAGCCCGAAGTAAGAATCAGCGACTATCAGCTGACCGTGGCGATCCAGGCGAACGCCATGAGGACGACCACACACGGGCTCGAAGTCCGTGCTGCTGCCTgaagccacagacacacaaaactctAAAAACTGAATCTTTCTTTTAAAGCTCTGAATTTCAGAGATGTTCATAGtggaaaaaaatccacaattCAAAtataactcaaaaaaaaaaaaaagactcaatttgaggatttttttttttcttttcttgagtTAATTTTTGCCATCGTTATAAATCTACACAAGTTAATTCAGTCGTTTTCctcctttatttccttttttaataaCAAATGACGGGATGTGTTGGAggaacagacaggaaacaggaacgAACCACATTCGGGCAGATTCTGTCCCATCTGCGTGACGAGGGTGAGTCCGTCGTCGGGGTCGATCCTCCACAGCTTTCCGTCCACTGTTCCCGTGTACacattacctggaacacacattaAAGACGATCAAATAAACCTGCTGATTTCACAAAACTGTCACTAACTCAGAATgactgattgttgttttttaatacaatttaaatatttcctgtttaaagtttcataaataataaaaaacaatgtgACCAGCTGATGCTTTTTTTAATATCAGATGATAAAATCTAAATAGATTTTATagaaacacacataaaatcCAAAACACTCACCGTTTTCATCAGCAGTGAAGGATTCTGGTCCGTGTAGTTCACCGCTGAAGAGCCGCCGGCCTTTCTGCAGGCGGGTGTTGACGGCCAGCGGCCCCTCGAGGGCCGGAGGGGGGCCCTTCAGTCTGGAGGAGGGATGAGTGTTATGAGTGTTTatcactgatgtgtgtgtgtttttgtgtgtgtgtgtactcacacATGTGGTTTGGGGTCGATGGGTGAAGGCAGCATGTAAAGTCCAACAGCCACAGcaagaaaaagcacaaacaacGAGCTCCTTCGCCCCCTgaagggaaaacacacaaaagctcaccaagaaaactgaaaaatgtaaacaagtcAAACACACACGTTTAATATAATTTGTGACACTGTGTAGTTATTCTATTAATGAACCGATATCCTCAcatattaaatttaaataatgtgacattaaatatttttgttattcatttatctgagttaaggaaaagaaaactcATGATGCCTTAACTAAATTTAAAAGCCtcaattttccaaaataaaaaacggCGAACACGTTTTTATGGCGGTTTCACTTCAGTCTGAATGAAGGTGCACACAGTTCTGACTGTCAGCTGATTTTAGTCCCAGGCTgcgatgacctttgaccctgatgATGCTCTAAAGGATAAGGAAAGAGCAACACTTTGGTTACACAAACACGGCAACACAAAGTGCCCTTTAAATTCTAAAGGACACACGGTGGTGTCCTTCTGATAAGATTATTCTACTCAGACAGTTTGCATAATTTCCAACCAGAGTCccgatcctgatcctgatcctgatccagattcCTCCAGGATGCGTTCACTGACCCAAACTGATCACTTGATCTTCACCTTCTTGGCTTTGGTTTGTTATACTGTTTGTATTTCcccattaaataaaaataaaacctaaatTTGTGCGActgtttaaacagaaaaaaactagtCTCATCCAGATgcatcaataaaaaataaaaagatctgATTAGACACCAAATGTATCAGAGAagtttgaatttctgatctgaagttaaatttacatttaaacacattcattAAAGAAGCTCAGCAGGCCACCCTGACCCTCCATTTTAGCCGAACCTGAAGCCGAATCGCAGATAAACTCACTCTGATTCGGTTAAATCGTGAAAAGTCGATTTGTTTTCGcgggaaaaacaaacacactttaaatcGTTCGGTTTTTGAACGCAGTTTGGCGGAAAAGCCGCTTCGTTTCCGTTCAGATCGATCTGAatttaaacagttttaaaacTCACATGTTCGACTTTTGGGTCGAcgtctcttcctcctgctggatCTCACCggactgaatgtgtgtgtgtgtgtgtgtgtctgtgtgtgtttgacgcCGAAAAGTGTGTAACTACAGCTGAGTCTCAGCAAATACTTCCGTTGAGGggggtttca
This window encodes:
- the LOC115036916 gene encoding adipocyte plasma membrane-associated protein yields the protein MGRRSSLFVLFLAVAVGLYMLPSPIDPKPHVLKGPPPALEGPLAVNTRLQKGRRLFSGELHGPESFTADENGNVYTGTVDGKLWRIDPDDGLTLVTQMGQNLPECGSSTDFEPVCGRPHGVRLDRHGQLIVADSYFGLWSVDPTTGEKTLLVANSQGADGVPFAFLNGLEISSQTGIIYFTDSSSRWGRRHVKLEVIELNNLGRLLSYDPQTGSVKVLLDSLYMPNGIVLSPDEDFLLLAETSIGRILRFWLKGPKAGTKEVVMDNMIGYPDNIRLSDHATFLVGITTTRFRKLTPPFLDMIAPYPAVKRFLAKVIPQSWYNVLLPRYALVLELGLDGELVGTLHDPEGRLTWAISDVFQHRGRTYLGSTDLPFLPVLEGWES